The DNA region GTCACGAAGTACTTGCCGACGCGGATGTACTCGGTACGCACGCCGGGAATGCGGAACACGATCTCGGTGACCGGCTTCCCGCCGAGCCATTTGTAGGCGAACGAATTGCTCGACGGAGGGTGGCTCTTCATAACCCAGCCGCGCTCGGCCGGAGCGAAGGTCTTTTCCTTCTCGTAGGTGGATTTCGAGGTGCGCCAGTACCAGGACTGGTGCACGTAGGGCCCGTGGGCCGGGTCCATCAGGCCGATGATCGCATTGTCGAGATGGCAGTCGAACTTCACGACATAGGTGAAGTTGGGGCTCGCCTCACCCGCGCCGGGCACCTCGGGCGGGCCGAACTCCGGCTCGGGCGCTTCCGACAGGGCCGCACCCTCCACGGGACCGGAGGCGATGAACACCCAGACCAGCCCGTTGCGCTCGCGCACCGGGTAGCGGCGCACCCGGATCTTGGAGATGTCCATCTCCTGGCCCGAGACCAGGGAGGGGATGGCGGTACAACGCCCTTCCGGGCCGAAGCGCCAGCCGTGATAGGGACATTCCACCTCGTTGCCGCCGGCGACCATGCGCCCGTAGGAGAGCGGAATGCCGCGGTGCGGGCAGATGTCGCGCAGGGCGAAGGCACGCCCCCCGGCGTCGCGGGCGAACAGGATGGGCTGGCCCATGATGATCTTGCGCACCGGCTTGCCGCGCTTCAATTGCGCGGCCGGCAGGCCGAGATACCAGATATCGGTGAGAAAGCCGGTCGAATCGAGCATCGCGAAAAATCCGCTGAAACGGGAGGGACTTTGACTAACCCGTCCGGCGGCGGGTGGCCAGTGCGCCCTTTCGCCCTACTCCGCGTTCAGCGCATAACCCGCCGAGCGCACGGTGCGGATCGGGTCGGGTCCCTCCACCTTGCCGAGCGCCTTTCTGAGCCGGCCGATATGGACGTCGACCGTGCGGGCCTCGACATAGACGTCCGCGCCCCACACCGCGTCGAGCAGCTGCTCGCGCGAGAACACGCGCCCGGGATGCTGCATCAGATAGTCCAGCAGGCGGAACTCAGTCGGCCCGAGATGGATCTCCTCGCTCTTGCGCAGCACGCGGTGCGACACCCGGTCGATCGTGATGTCGCCGTGCGTGACCTTGTCGTCGGCGAGACCGGGCCGGATCCGGCGCAGCACGGCGCGCACCCGGGCGAACAGCTCCTTCATCAGGAAGGGCTTGACGATGTAGTCGTCCGCGCCGGTGTCGAGGCCGCGGATGCGGTCGGCCTCCTCGCCGCGGGCGGTCAGCATGATGATGGGGATGTTGCGCGTCTCCTGCCGGCCGCGCAGGCGCCGGCAGACCTCGATGCCGGACACCTTGGGGAGCATCCAGTCGAGAAGGATCACGTCGGGCTGGCGCTCCTCGACCAGCATGATGGCCTCCTCGCCGTCCGCGGCGAGGGAGACCCGGAAGCCTTCCTTCTTGAGATTGTACTGAAGCAGCTCTGCAAGCGCGTCTTCGTCCTCGACGACCAGAACGTGCGGCGTCATCTCCCCCGGTCCTTCTATTCAGGCAGTTCCGGCCGCGGGCCGCGCGGGCGTTCGCCCTTCAGCTCGGTACCGGTGACCGCATAGTGGATTTCCTCGGCAATGTTGGTGGCGTGATCGCCAATCCGTTCCAGGTTCTTGGCGATGAAGAGCAGGTGCGCGCCAGGACCGACCAGCGCCTTGTCCTCCATCATCTGGGCGATGACGTCGCGGAACAGGGCGTTGTAGTGCTCGTCCACGTCCTCGTCGCGCTCCCAGACGCCGACCGCGTGCTTGATCTCGCCGCTGGCATAGGCGTCGAGCACCTGGCGCAGATGGCCCTGCACCAGCAGGCCCATGCGCTCCACGGCCGGGGTGGCGGGCAGCGGATCGGTCTTGTTGAGCACCTTGGTGCGCCGCGCGGTCGACTTGGCGAGATCGCCGATGCGTTCCAGGTCGGACACGATCTTCAGCGCCGCGATGACGATCCTGAGATCGCTCGCCATGGGCTGGCGCAGGGCGAGCAGGCGCACGATCTGCTTCTCGATCTCGCGCTGCATCGCATCGATGCGCGCATCGCCCTCGACGACCTTGGCAGCCAGCTCGGCATCCCGGTTGAGCACCGCCTCCATGGCGCGCGAAACGGCGTCCTCGGCGAGACCGCCCATGCTTGAGACGTCCGCGGTCAGCTTCTCCAGCTCCTCGGAGAAGGCCTTCACGGTATGCTGGTGCTTGCTCAGTTCGTTCATGGCGAACGCTTTCTGTTGTCATTGGCCGCGTTTCTGGCGCGCGGCTCGGGTGTGATCAGCCGAAGCGGCCGGTGATGTAGTCCTGGGTGCGGCTGTCGTGCGGGTTTGTGAACATCGCCTCGGTCGGCCCGTACTCGACGAGATGGCCGAGGTGGAAGAAGGCGGTCATCTGGCTCACCCGCGCGGCCTGGGCCATCGAGTGGGTGACGATGATGATGCAGTAGTTCTCGCGCAGCTCGTCGATCAGCTCCTCGATGCGCGCGGTGGCGATCGGGTCGAGCGCGGAACACGGCTCGTCCATCAGGATGACCTCCGGATTGACCGCGATGGCCCGCGCGATGACGAGGCGCTGCTGCTGGCCGCCCGACAGCGAGGTGCCCGGCGCGCCGAGACGGTCGGAGACCTCGTTCCACAGCCCGGCCTTCTTCAGGCTCTCCTCCACGATCGCGTCGAGCTCGTCGCGCCCGGAAGCGAGGCCGTGGATGCGCGGCCCGTAGGCGACATTGTCGTAGATGCTCTTCGGGAACGGGTTCGGCTTCTGGAACACCATGCCGACGCGGGCGCGCAGCACGACCGGATCGACGGAGCGGGCATTGACCTCCTCGCCGTCGATCTTCACCGAGCCGGCCACCCTGGCGGTCTCGATCGTGTCGTTCATGCGGTTGATGCAGCGCAGGAAGGTCGACTTGCCGCAGCCGGACGGGCCGATGAAGGACGTCACGGACCGGTCGGGAATCTCTATCGAGACGCCGTGCAGCGCGGCCTTGTCGCCATAGGTCACGGTGACCTTTTCGGTCGCGACCTTGACCGGGCCGGGCAGCGGATCGTCGTGATAGACGGTCGCCTCGTTCGCGCGCGTCTGGGCAGTATCGTTCACGCTTACCATCTCCGTTCGAAGCGGCGGCGCAGATAGATCGCGACCGCATTGAAGAGCACCATGAGGACGAGCAGGATCAGGATCGCCGCAGCGGTCTTGGCCTCGAAGGCGCGCTCCGCGCCGCTCGACCAGAGGAAGATCTGGACCGGCATCACCGTCGCCGGCTCGGTCAGCCCGCTCATGCCGAGCGTCGGGGGGTCGGCGATGAAGGCGACCATGCCGATCATCAGGAGCGGCGCGGTCTCCCCCAGCGCCTGGGCCAGGCCGATGATCGAGCCGGTCATGATGCCGGGCATCGCCATCGGCAGCACGTGGGCGAACACCGCCTGGGTGCGCGAGGCCCCGACGCCGAGCGCGGCTTCCCGGATCGAGGGGGGCACGGCCTTGAGCGCCGCTCTCGAAGAGATGATGACGGTGGGCAGCGTCATCAAGGCCAGCACGAAGCCGCCGACCAGCGGGGCCGATCGCGGCATGCCGAACAGATTGATGAAGACTGCAAGGCCCAGCAGGCCGAAGACGATGGAAGGCACTGCGGCGAGGTTGTTGATGTTGACCTCGATGAGATCGGTGAAGCGGTTCTTCGGCGCGAACTCTTCCAGATAGATCGCCGTGCCGACCCCTACGGGGACCGCCATCAGCATGGTCACGATCATCGTCAGTACCGAGCCGATGATCGCGCCGCGCACGCCGGCGAGCTCGGGCTCCCGGCTGTCGGCGTTGGTGAAGAGCAGCCAGTTGGGTCCGCTCGTGACCAGGCCGCGCTCCTCGAGCACACGTGTCCACACGATCTGCGCATCGGAGATGCGCCGGCCGGCCGGCGGCGTCTCGAGACGCCATTCGGTCCAGCTGGACAGGGTACCGGCGGCGTCCGGCGCGATCAGCACCGTGCCTTCGGCCGTGCGGCCTCCATCGAAGATGCGTTCGATCTTAACCACCCCGTCGCCGGCACGCACCATGAGGCTCGCCATCTGCGGGCCCAGCGCGATTTCCGCGCCCTCTTCGAGGCGCGCGCGCAGGGCCTCGGCCTCGACGCGGGCGCGTTCGGCCTCGGCCTGCGCGGCGGCGCGCTCGTCCTCTGTGACGGCGGCCTCGGCCCGGGCCGCGGCATCTCTCGCGCGCGCCTCGGCCGCTTCGGCGGCCGCCACGATGTCCTCGCGCAGCCCGGCGAGGAAGGGCTCGAAGACCGGCGCCTGTGCAGTCAGCGTGGCGTCGCCGCCGTCCAGGACGAGTTCGATCGGTGTCTGGTGCCCGATGAAGCGCTCGCCCGTCGTCAGACCCTTCAGATAGAGGTCCGCATCGTCGGAGATCGGCATCGAGAACTCGATCGTCTCTCCGACGAGATCGGGATTCTCCACCACCTGGCGCAGCAGCGTCGCGGCATTCACGGCCGTGTAGAGGCCGAACAGCTCGCGCAGCTCGCTGCGCCCCGTGACGGAAGGAAACTGGTCCTGCAGGGACAGCTGCAGCAGGCGATTATAGCTGCCCGCGCGCAGGGACTGTTCGCTGCGATCTCCCTGCGGGTCGGCCATCTCCTCCTGGATCGTCACCGGCAGGGTGAGCGTGTACTGCGTGAAGGCGGGGATGGCCTGCAGCACGATCGAACCGATCAGCACGACGAGAAAGACGACGGCGAGCGCGATCGCGCCGATGCCATAGGCCTGGAATCGCCGCTCTGCCCGGTGGCGGCGGGCGAGGCGGCGCTCGACGGCGGCGCGGATCGAGCTCTGGTCGGGCGCGTCAGTCATATTTTTCCCGGTAACGCTGCACCACGCGCAGGGCGATGATGTTGAGGATGAGGGTGAGCACGAAGAGCACGAGGCCGAGCGCGAAGGCCGAGAGGGTCTTCGGACTGTCGAATTCCTGGTCGCCGGTCAGCAGCATGACGATCTGCACGGTGATCGTGGTCACGCTCTCGAGCGGGTTCGCGGTCAGGTTGGCGCCCTGGCCGGCGGCCATCACCACGATCATGGTTTCTCCGACCGCACGCGAAATCGCCAGCAGCACCGCGCCGACGATGCCAGGCAGGGCGGCCGGCATCACCACCTGGCGCACGGTCTCCGACTTGGTGGCGCCCATCGCATAGGCCCCGTCTCGCAGGGACTGGGGCACCGCGTTGATGACGTCGTCGGCGAGCGATGAGACGAAGGGGATGATCATCACGCCCATCACCAGACCGGCCGCGAGCGCGCTCTGGGTGACCGCGTCCTCGTAGCCGAGGAAGAGCAGCGCGTCGCGCAGGAGCGGCCCGACGGTGAGGAGCGCGAAGAAGCCGTAGACCACCGTGGGGATGCCGGCGAGAATCTCGAGGACGGGCTTGGCCCAGGCGCGCAGGCCCGGCCCGGCGTATTCGGACAGGTAGATAGCCGCGAACAGGCCGACCGGAACGGCCACGATCATCGCGATGAGGGTGATCAGGGCCGTGCCGGCGAACAGCGGCACCGCGCCGAAGGCGCCGGACTGGCCGATCTGGCCCTCGCGGATCGCGATCTGCGGGCTCCACTGCGTGCCGAACAGGAACTCGGTGACGCGCCAGTCGATGGCGGAAAAGAAGCGAATCGACTCGAACAGCAGGGACAGGACGATTCCGACCGTCGTCGCCACGGCAATCACCGAGGCGCACAGGAGCACGAAGGAGATCGCCCGCTCGACGCGGTTGCGCGCGCGGAAGCTCGCCGAGACGCGGCCGCGGGCATAGCTGAGCCCGCCGATCGCGATGGCGAGCGCCCCCAGTCCGATGGCATACTTGAACAGTTGCTCGTAAGGGCGCAGCGCGCTGGCGAGCGCGCGGACCTCCGGGGTGTCCTGGCTTGCCACCCCTTCCTCGAAGGCCAGTGCGCGTGCATCCCGGACCATGACCTGCCGTCGCTCCGGACCGAGACGCTCGTAGAGGAAGCCGGCGCGCGCGGACGCGTCTTCAGCACTTTCCAGCACGGTCTGCGCAAGCGCCTCGCGCCGCGCCTCGATCTCCGCTGCGAGCGCGTTCGCCTGCGAGGATGCCGCCGACAGGCGTTCGGCCGGGGCCTGCGCCGGGAAGCCTGCCTCGGCAGCAAGCATCTGCCGCCCGTCCGCGAGCGCCTCCTCGGCGCGCCCGGCCTGACCGCGCATGCTGGCGAGTTCCGCCTGCAGCGCGGCAATCTGCTCGTCCTGGCCGATCTCCTGCTCGTAGCGCGCCTCGAGCGGTGCGGCGGCGCGCTGCAGTTCGGACAGGGCGAGGGAATTGACGAGATCGGCGCCGAACATGCCGTAGAGCGTGAGCAGCAGGAAGGCCGGCGCGCCGGTCCACAGGGCGATGTAATAGCCGTAATAGCTCGGCAGGGAGTGCAGCCGGGCCGGGCGCCCTTCGCTCACGGCGAGCGCGCGCCGGCGCCCGACGAGAAAGCCGACGGCGGTCAGGACCAGCAAGATCAGCGCGGTGAACAGGGATACCTGCATGAATCGTCCGAATGCGTCGCGATCGGGAACCGCGCCTGCATGCCCACGGGACATCCACGCGCAGGGGGCCCTTTCGGGCGCGGCGGACCATGAAGAGGATCGGCTTACGAAATATGACAGGTCTGCTACGGTTTTGTGACACCCGCGGGCCTGTCTGGTGACAGCCTATTCCGCCGCCTCGCCCCTGCCGGGCTCACGCGATGCGGTGTCGCCCGTCTGCGCCGCCTGCCGCATCGGGAAGAAGACCGAGAAGACCGAGCCCTTCTCCGGTGCGCTTTCCACAGTGAAGCCGCCGCGGTGGCGCGTCACGATATGCTTGACGATGGCAAGGCCAAGCCCGGTGCCGGAGGTGGGGCTGCTCTTCTGTCCGCCGACTCGGAAGAAGCGCTCCGACAGGCGCGGCAGGTAGCGCCTGTCGATTCCCTTGCCCCGGTCCTGGACACGCACGACGCCGTAGCGCGAATCGGTGCTCAGCGGCGGCGCGGCGATGGTCAGCCGGCCGGACTCATCCGATATCCGCGTCTCGGCGTGTTCCGAAGCGTCGCGCGTCAGCCCGCCGTGAACGCTGATACACACCCGGCCAGCGTCCTCGGAATACTTCAAGGCGTTCTCCACCAGGTTCTCGATCACCTCGTAGAGCTGGTCGCGCTCGCCCTGCACCAGGACCGGTCCGTCGGGCCGGCGCAGTTCGAGCGAGATGCCGCGCGGCTCGGCCACGGGGGACAGCGCATTGACGACCTCGCGCGCGAGTTCGGCGAGATCGGCCTCCCCGGACGGGGCGAGGTGCTCGTTCATCTCCACCCGGCTCAGCGACAGGAGATCGTCGATCAGCCGGCGCATCCGCTCGGTCTGATCGTACATGATGGACAGGAAGCGCTCCTGCGCGTCCGGGTCCTCACGCGCCGGCCCGCGCAGCGTCTCGATGAACCCCGAAAGCGAGGCGAGCGGCGTCCTCAGTTCGTGGCTCGCATTGGCGAGGAAGTCGGCGCGCATGCGTTCGGCGCGCTTGGAGGACGTATCGTCGGCCAGCACCAGCATGGCCCGCCACGGCATCGGTCCGGGCAGGTCGAGGCGGATCGGCTCGACGAAGGCGCGCACATGGCTCTCGATCGGGGCCAGGGTGGAATATTCCACCGACTGGCCCTTTTCCCCGCGCAGCGCGGCGCTCACCGCCTCGAGAACACGCGGCTGACGCAGGCTCGCCGAGAGCAGGCCGCCTTCCGCGCCCAGGCCGAGGAACGCGCGCGCCGCCGGGTTGGCCCGCTCGATGCGCCCGCCCACCCCGATCAACAGGACCGGCACGGATATGCGCTCGAGCATCAGCTCGGCGACCTCCGCGCCGGCCGGGCGCATCGGCCGGACGGCCGCCGGTTCGACCTGCGGCTGGGCGGAGGTGATCGCGGTCAGGTAATAGACGAAGGCAAGCGCCGCGAGCGCCAGGGAAGCCCCGAAAAACGGGGCGAAGTCGATCGTGCCCGCCGCGAGCAGCACGGCAAGGATCAGCACCCCCAGCCCGCAGGTCGCCGCGACATCCCGACGCCGCGGCCGGTCGGGCGGCGGCTTGGACCAGTGCGAAGCCTTGTCTCGAGTTGATGCCATGAACGGTAGATAACATGTGTTCATGACGGCGCGGTATGGGGTTGTCACATTTCCACACTGCCAAGATGAATTTTCTGTAATTCGAGAGATTTTTAGCGTTTTTCGATAAAAGTTTGTTGACTTTCGGGATTGCCGCGATAGGGTCGGCGACGGTCGATTAAGAAAACAACATAAAGGAGAGGCCCTTGCTCCGGCAGAGTCTGCTCATAACTGCGTCCCTCACCCTCGCCGCCTGTGCCGGGGTGCCCGATCTCGCACAACCGCCTGTGCTCGATGCACCGGGCGAGTTCCGGTCCGAGCCGGAGCAGGCGCTGCCCGCGCCCGGCGACTGGGTTGCCGGATTCGGCGACCCTGCGCTCACCGCGCTCATCGCCGAGGCACTCGCCGCCAATCCAACGGTGGAGGCTGCCGAGGCAAGCCTGGCGGCGGCACGCGCCTCCGCACGCGCCGCCGGAGCGAGCCGTCTGCCCTCGGTCGAGGCGAGCTCGGGCGCGAGCGCCAGCGATACCCCGACCGGCTCGAGAGAGACATACAGCCTCGGGCTGAACCTCTCCTGGCAGGTCGACGTCTGGGGCCGGCTGACCGACCAGGCGCGCGCCGGCGCGCTCGGCGCCGAGGCCGCCGCGGCCGATCTGTACGGCGCGCGGCTGACCATCGCCGGCGCCACCGTGAAGAGCTGGTTCGCCCTCATCGAGGCGCGCGAGCAGACCGAACTCGCCCAGCGCGATGTCGACACGCGCACCCGGCAGCTGGAAATCGTCCAGCGCCGCTTCGAACGGGGCGTGGCACGCTCCTCCGACGTGAGAACGGCCCGCTCGGCGCTGGCCATTTCCCAGGCGACGCTCGCCAGCCGCGAACGCTTCGAGGCCGCCTCCGCGCGCGCGCTCGAAGCCCTGCTCGGGCGCTATCCGGGCAACACCATTTCCCATGCCGGGAGCCTGCCGCAGCTGGCACCGCTGCCCGAGCCCGGCACGCCGCAGACCCTGATCGAACGCCGGCCCGACATCGTCGCCGCCGAGGCGCGCCTGGCCGCCGCCGGCTACTCGGCCTCCGCCGCGCGCAAGGCGCTCTATCCGGGCCTGTCGATCGGCGGCGGGGCGTCGAACCAGGTCTCCGACGCCGGCGACCTGCTCGATCCCGATTTCCTCGTCGAGACCGTCTCGGCCTCGATCCTCGCGCCGATCTTCCGCGGCGGCGCCCTGCGTGCCGAGCGCGACCGCACCGAGGCCGTCGCCCGCCAGCTTGCCGCCCGCTATGTCGATACCGCGCTGACCGCGCTGCGCGAGGCCGAGGATGCGATCCATGCCGACCACACGCTGGAGCAGCGCGTGGAGGCCCTGATCGTCGCCCAGAGCGAGGCCCGGGCCGCGCTCGACCTGGTCGAGCGCCAGTATGCCAGCGGCGTCGCCACGATCTTCGAGCTGATCGACGCGCAGACGCGCCTCATCAATGCCGAAGCCCAGCTGATCACGGCCCGGCGCGAGCGCGCCGCCAACCGGGTCGATCTCCATCTCGCCATCGCCGGGGACTTCGCCGCCGGCGGCGGCATCACCGGCGCCAGCAACTAGAACGCCTGCAGAGCGAATACAGAAAAAAGAAACGAGGTTGGTCATGAGCAAGCTTGTCGGTCGTCTGACCCTATTCGGCGCCCCCCTTCTGGTCGGCGCCCTCTTCATCGTCCTTTTCACGGTGCTCTTCGCCACGAAGCCCGAACCCGAGCGCGCCGAGGTAGAACCCCGTCCCTCCGCCGTCTTCGTCGCGCAGGCCGAGGCCGAGCCGGTCCAGCTCGTCGTGCGCACGCAGGGCGAGGTCCGTCCCCTGACGGAGATCGATCTCACCGCGCAGGTCGCGGGGCGGATCGACTACGTCGCGCCGAACTTCGTCCAGGGCGGCTTCTTCCGCGCCGGCGAGACGCTGGTGCGCCTGGAAGACGCCGATTACCGCCTGGCCGTGACCCGCGCCGAGGCGCTCGTCGCCCAGCGCCGCCAGCAGCTCACCCGCGAGGAGGCCGAGGCCGAACTCGCCGCCGAGGAATGGGAATCGCTGGGCGAAGGGGAGGCCTCCCCGCTCACCCTGCGCGTACCCCAGCTCGAAGAGGCGCGCGCCCAGCTCGCCGCGGCCGAGGCGAGCCTCGCCGAGGCGCGGCTCAACCTGTCGCGCACCCGAATCTCCGCCCCGTTCGACGGGCGCGTGCGCGCCAAGCTGGCCGATCTCGGCCAGTATGTCGGGCCGGGCACGCGCATCGGGCGCGTCTTCTCCACCGGCAAGGCGGAAATCCGCCTGCCGCTCAGCGATTCGGAGCTGGAAACGCTCGGCATGCCGCTCGCCTTCCAGGCCAGCGAGGAGGTCGACGGTCCGGACGTGACCCTGTCGGCGGTACTCGCCGGCGAACGCCGCGAGTGGCAGGGCGAGGTGGTGCGCACCGACAGCGCCATCGATCCCCAGACCCGCACGCTCTACGCCATCGTCGAGGTGGACGATCCCTACGGGAGTGCCGCCGAGGCGGCCGGTGCGCCGCTTGCCATGGGCCTGTTCGTCGAGGCGGCGATCGAGGGCCGCGCGATCGAGCGCGCCTATGTCCTGCCGCGCAGCGCGCTGCGCGGGGAGAACGAGATCTATGTCGCCAACCGCGACGGCACGCTCTCCATCCGCACCGCCGAGGTGATCGACGCCAATTCCGACGAGGTCGTCCTGGCCTCGGGCGTTCAGGAGGGCGAGCACGTCGTGATCTCGCCCATCCGCGCCGCGGCGGAGGGCATGCGCATCACCCCGCTCGGCCCGGACGGCGAGCCGCTCGACGGCTTCGGCCCGAGCGAGCCCGAGGATGAGAGCCAATCCGACACCACCGGCGAAGACGCCGCCACCGTGGCGCGCGCGGGCTGAGCCCGGCCGCGCACCCGAGCAAACGCGTCAAGGAGCACACCATGGTCCAGAGACCTGAAGAGCAGACACATCGCGGAATTCTCGCCTGGTGGGCGCGCAATTCCGTCGCCGCGAACCTCCTGATGATGATCGCCCTCATCGGTGGCGTGATCGGCTTCTTCTCCATGCAGAGGGAGAACAACCCGGCCGCCACCTTCCCGGGCGCGACCATCTCCATGTCCTGGCCGGGCGCCTCGCCGCAGGACGTGGAGGAGCAGATCATCGTGCGCATCGAGGAGGCGCTGTCCGACCTCGACGGCGTGGAGGAGATCACCGCCACCGCCAGCGAGGGCTCCGCCCGCGTCTGGGTCGAGGGCAAGTCGAGCGTGGACAAGGACTGGTTCGTCGACGAGATCGAGCGCCGCGTGAACACGGTGAACAACCTGCCGCGCGACGCCTATCGCCCGATCGTCAGCCAGTGGATGAACCAGGACCAGATCGCCGGCTTCGCCCTGCACGGGGATATCGACCGGCGCGAGCTGCAGCGCATCGCGCGGGAAATCCGCGACGAGGTCTCCACGACCGTACCCGAGGTCTCGCTCGTGGACATCATGGGCGTCCTGCCCGAGGAGGTCGCGATCGAGGTGTCCGAGGCGAGCATGCGCCGCTACGGCATCACCTTCTCCGAGGTCGCGCGCGCCATCGCCAACTCCTCGATCAACACCTCCGCGGGGTCGGTGCGCACCGATCTCGGCGACGTGCGCATCACCGCGCGCGAGCTCGCCGACACCCGCGAGGAGTTCGAGAACATCGTGGTGCGCCAGACCCCCGAAGGCGGCACGATCCGCGTCGGCGACGTGGCCACGGTCATCGACAATCTCGCCGACGCCAATCTCAACGCCACCTTCAATGGCCAGCAGATGGTGATCATCGCCGTGCGCTCCACGGGCAATTCGGACATCATCACCGTCTCCAACGGGCTGAAGGCCTATATGGAGCGCAAGAACGAGGAATTGCCGGATTCCGTCCAGCTGTCGGAATGGTGGGACGGGGCCGACCAGTTCAACTCCCAGCTCACCGTGATCGGCAATTCCGCACTGATGGGCCTCGGCCTGGTCCTCCTGGTCCTGATCCTGTTCCTGCGCCCGATCGTGGCGTTCTGGGTGACGGTGGGCATCGCGGTCGCCTTCGCCGGCGCCTTCATGGTGCTGCCGATGCTCGGCATCACGCTGAACTTCCTGTCGCTCTTCGCCTTCCTGATCGTGATCGGGGTGGTCGTGGACGACGCCATCATCGTCGGCGAGAACATCCACAACCGCGTGGAACGCGGCGAGGAAGGCCTCACCGCCGCCGTCGTCGGCGTGCAGATGGTCGCCAAGCCGGTGATCTTCGCGGTGATCACCACCATGATGGCGTTCGCGCCCTGGATGATGCTGTCCGGCCCGGAGGTGCAGTTCACCGGCCAGATCTCAATCGTCATCATCACGGCGCTCGCCTTCTCGCTGATCGAATCCCTCCTCATCCTGCCGGCCCACCTCTCCCATATCGGGCCGCAGAAGACGGACGGCTTCTTCGGACCGTTCATCAAGCTGCAATCGGGTCTGGCCGACAGCCTGACGAGCTTTGCACGCAACGTGTACGGCCCGCTGCTCGCCTTCTCGATCCGCCAGCGCTACGCCACGATCGCGCTGTTCATCGGCGTGTT from Marinicauda algicola includes:
- a CDS encoding efflux transporter outer membrane subunit yields the protein MLRQSLLITASLTLAACAGVPDLAQPPVLDAPGEFRSEPEQALPAPGDWVAGFGDPALTALIAEALAANPTVEAAEASLAAARASARAAGASRLPSVEASSGASASDTPTGSRETYSLGLNLSWQVDVWGRLTDQARAGALGAEAAAADLYGARLTIAGATVKSWFALIEAREQTELAQRDVDTRTRQLEIVQRRFERGVARSSDVRTARSALAISQATLASRERFEAASARALEALLGRYPGNTISHAGSLPQLAPLPEPGTPQTLIERRPDIVAAEARLAAAGYSASAARKALYPGLSIGGGASNQVSDAGDLLDPDFLVETVSASILAPIFRGGALRAERDRTEAVARQLAARYVDTALTALREAEDAIHADHTLEQRVEALIVAQSEARAALDLVERQYASGVATIFELIDAQTRLINAEAQLITARRERAANRVDLHLAIAGDFAAGGGITGASN
- a CDS encoding efflux RND transporter periplasmic adaptor subunit, coding for MSKLVGRLTLFGAPLLVGALFIVLFTVLFATKPEPERAEVEPRPSAVFVAQAEAEPVQLVVRTQGEVRPLTEIDLTAQVAGRIDYVAPNFVQGGFFRAGETLVRLEDADYRLAVTRAEALVAQRRQQLTREEAEAELAAEEWESLGEGEASPLTLRVPQLEEARAQLAAAEASLAEARLNLSRTRISAPFDGRVRAKLADLGQYVGPGTRIGRVFSTGKAEIRLPLSDSELETLGMPLAFQASEEVDGPDVTLSAVLAGERREWQGEVVRTDSAIDPQTRTLYAIVEVDDPYGSAAEAAGAPLAMGLFVEAAIEGRAIERAYVLPRSALRGENEIYVANRDGTLSIRTAEVIDANSDEVVLASGVQEGEHVVISPIRAAAEGMRITPLGPDGEPLDGFGPSEPEDESQSDTTGEDAATVARAG
- a CDS encoding efflux RND transporter permease subunit; this encodes MVQRPEEQTHRGILAWWARNSVAANLLMMIALIGGVIGFFSMQRENNPAATFPGATISMSWPGASPQDVEEQIIVRIEEALSDLDGVEEITATASEGSARVWVEGKSSVDKDWFVDEIERRVNTVNNLPRDAYRPIVSQWMNQDQIAGFALHGDIDRRELQRIAREIRDEVSTTVPEVSLVDIMGVLPEEVAIEVSEASMRRYGITFSEVARAIANSSINTSAGSVRTDLGDVRITARELADTREEFENIVVRQTPEGGTIRVGDVATVIDNLADANLNATFNGQQMVIIAVRSTGNSDIITVSNGLKAYMERKNEELPDSVQLSEWWDGADQFNSQLTVIGNSALMGLGLVLLVLILFLRPIVAFWVTVGIAVAFAGAFMVLPMLGITLNFLSLFAFLIVIGVVVDDAIIVGENIHNRVERGEEGLTAAVVGVQMVAKPVIFAVITTMMAFAPWMMLSGPEVQFTGQISIVIITALAFSLIESLLILPAHLSHIGPQKTDGFFGPFIKLQSGLADSLTSFARNVYGPLLAFSIRQRYATIALFIGVFALAIVLMATGRVPARFMPEIESDLIRVNIQLAEGTPWSRTEEIRARLDHAEEVVQAAYREEFPGERDMLINRSTLATDGSVRAWINIAPPEDRPGNLPTAEVAQRLRDALGPVPDAEEIRFDSTLNQQGPAIEFAINHQDLNVLRDAAADLKERLRSYETTYDVVDNLQTSADELRLSLKPDAHALGLTLNDVTTQVRQAFYGQEVQRLPRDGEDVRVMVRYPREARNSLDAINNLRIRTADGREVPLAAVAEAEFAPGINRIQRRERQRTVTVSAELTDPDAARQIRQELNETFFPQWEERYPGVSIGAIGDAQGEQEFIAEVMNLQLVMIALMYVLLAVAFGSYWQPLLIMTAIPFAFAGAVFGHLLLGVPFAMFSSFGIGAAAGIVINDNLVLVDFINRLRDRGVGAFQALVDGGVQRFRPILLTTVTTFIGVLPMIAERSTAAQFLKPMVIALGFAVIFALFLTLFLVPALYAVGVDVRRSVVGLWTGQKLPGIGSSYSGHVSTKGEEIDVGHAAGQPAE